The Gopherus flavomarginatus isolate rGopFla2 chromosome 20, rGopFla2.mat.asm, whole genome shotgun sequence region GCCCAGAAGGGAGATGGGGAAGATGGACCGTGGAGACCTACGCAAGGCTGCTGCGCATCAGCTTGGGTTCACTTCACCAAGAGGCCAGTGAAATATCAGAAGTGTAATCACCAGCCAGCTCTCCATCCCACTCACCCACCCCCCACAAGTGATGCAGAGGGCTATGGGTGGGTCATGGGGAGGAGGTCTGGAGTGCAGGACACGCGCCAGGCTGACAGAAGGGACCAAACAGGCAGATATCCTGGTGCCGTTAAGAAAGCTGCCCTCACCCCAGCGATGTACTGTCCCTTTTGGCTTGTGgctctctgtgtttgtacagcaccttgcacaatgggtgGAGTTCACCTCTCATGCGTTAGGCCTGATGCTGTCTCCCAGCATGGGGCTGAACTTGACCTATGGCTGGGAGATCCTCAGATCAAAAGCTCTGCCCTGGCCTCCCATCAATTCCTGTAAAATGCCCAGATCGATTCAACAAAATCTCCATAGCCACTGGGAGCATCCAACTTTTGCAGTGACCCCTATCgctgagtctcagagccagggGAAAATGGGAGCCAAGAAAGTTGCTTACCTGTAAAGTCGCCAATAAAGGCTATGCCCAGAGAGATGTCATTGTAACCATAAGTGTGGGCGCCTTCTGTATTCCAGCCTCTGCCTTCATACACCTTCCCATCCTCACCAATTAGGAAGCTGCAGGGTTGGGAAAGGAAATGTTTCTAATCCAAAATCTGCCATCAGTTCTACAGCTGAGGTTTCTACCCTAAGGCTGCCTAGAGAACCAGACTCTAACTGCCATTCGTTTTAACCAGAATTGTACCTGTATCCCGCCGCCACCTGTCACCCTGCTATACTGGGATCCAAACAGCAAAAGCAGGTTTGGAATGTCTCAGCTTAAATACACAGCACAGGCAGATTTGCGGGTAAGGATCGGAAAAGCAGAGCCAGGCGAAAGTTTCTGAACATTTTGTGAATAGAAACATCATCATTTTCATCAAAATGCGGGGGGGATTTTCTACCTACCCTAGCGCTGCTGGGAATTTTGCTGACAGTTGAGATATTCTGACACTATTTTTGAAATTCTGAAATGtcaacaaaaaatttaaaaaagttgGATAAGTCCCACTAATTGTTTGTTTGcattccccagctctgcagggtgCAACATTCATTTTCTTTGCAAGTGTTTTCTGGATGGGAGGGAGGAACCTTTATTCTTGAGGGTAGCTCCAAAGCTTTTGTTAAATAACAAAAACCTTAAATGGGTTGACTCCTTTGTTATAGATTCATGgtgattagttaaaaaaaataagaccAGTAGCTTATTTAGCTGCCTAAACATGGACTGAGATGCCTAATTCTAGGCTTTCAGATTTGAAAACATTGGCTTATGTTATTCAGATTTCTCCTGCTTTTTCTTCAACTCTTGACCAGAATCAGCCTGAGTGAAAAGCAAGAGCTACCGCATGAAACTGGTTATGTGCGTTAGCTACACTACTGAGCACATGCGAATAGGCACTAtcttagagcctgatcctgcaaaggcttTAAGCCTGTGGGTGACTTCATGCACGTGAGTAATCGCTTGATGCTAGTGCACGTGCATACGTTGCCCCTGGATCGGGGCCCAGAGAATGTGCTTTTGCCTCTTACTTGTAGGCAATGTTGCACCAGCCCTTGTTCATGTGGTAATGCTGAATATTCACCATCTGCTGGTTGCATTCAGCACCCGTTTTGCAGCTGCTGCCGGCCGTGTGGAGGATAATGACGTATCTAGTCTGCACTGCCTTGAGAGGCGAAGAGCAGTTGGCGGGTCGGCCGCCCCATTTGCCTGGGGTGACAAAGTGAAGGCAGAGAAAccctggagggagagagagaaagatgaacCAAAGGGATGCGGCCGCCATCAGCCTCAGGCTGCGTCACTGCCTGGGCTGCTAGGGCTCTCTGAACACCCTGGCACGCTGTAGCCAGATAGTTTCGATGTCCACTGGATAATCCTGTCTCGAGGCCTCTATGTGGAACCCATGTGTAAATGCTGAGTGGCTCAAGTACCAATTCTTGGGATTCAGTCTTGCAGGTTCCTTTGCTTCCTCCAATTTCCTGACATAAAACCCCGCTATAAATTACTGACATTTCAGTGATTGTCGCTACCAAAAAGTTCAAGACACCCCTAACAGCCTTCCTAATTGCTACATTCTGGGCAGCTTCTCCTTTGTATAACTTTGTGCCACGTTCCCGGCTGACCAGACCTGCATTGCTACATTACCTTTCTTGCTTTAGATGAGGAGAACCTGagggcagtgaagtgacttggtcTCGGTCAAACACCGAGAAACCGGTAGAGACAAGAACAGAACACACTTCTTCTGCTGGCTCCCACTCCAACGCTCTGCCTGCCCACGACAAGTAACTGAAAGAACTGTGGGTAGGATAAACCCTGGACTCACCCCATGAGACAGCACACAGAGCACAGAGGAACACAGCCAGCCTGAGCATCCTGTAGAGCCTTCATTAAAATCTCCAAGCAAGAAGCACGACAAGGACCTGGGAACAAAAATTGTACTTTACACCAAGAGAAAAAAATGTCCAGTGCTCCAAGGGGCAAAATCAATGCAGGGAAAGAAACTGACAAACGATGAAGTCTAAAACACAGAGCCATGTTGTCAGCGGCATGGCTGGATGGACATCAgcggagttacaccagggatggattTCCTCCTCTTGTGTTTCGCCCCTGATCGTAACCTAGAATTCGGGTGTGCATGGAGAGGCAGCTCAAGGCCCAGGCTCCAATTCCACCTTCCAAACAGGGCTTGAGTGATGCAACGACTTTCTGCCCTCTGGGAGAATTTCCCCGAGTTCCCAAGCCAATGCAAGTGAGATTATAGCTAGTGATAATAATGCTGATGTTTGTGATTCGCTGTATGGACCAGAGGTACCTACAGGCGTCCAAAGACATAAGACATGACAAATATTCATGGAAACAGGACCTAGGTATATTCCTAGGGCTAGAGAAGAAAACAACTCTATCAACCCAACAGTCTTCCTGTGGGCAAGCAACCAACCCACATGCTCACCTCCATTACGGTGGAAACAAACATCTCTTCAATCTGGCTTGGCAGGATGCTGAGAACGCACCAGGACACAGTTTGGAATGCTAGTTATTACtggtattatggtagcacccacaGGCTCTCCAGCTATCATCAGGAACCTGCTGTGCTAGGAGCTGGTCAAACCCATAGGAAAACACAGTTCCTGCCCTTGGGCCCTGCtttataaaggtatttaggggTTCTCAGCTCCGCATTGCGACACCTCCTTGACTTCGGAGCTTTCAACAGCCCGCCAAAAACATTAGAAAAACAATTTGGGGGAAATTTGcaaaatgtcagagttgtttgTGTTCAGCGGGGCCCAACTTCCTGATTCTCTGGCTCATCCTTCCAGCCCTGCCTTATTTCATTCTTTCCTGCTGGTGACTCAGGCACTCCCCACCCAGTCGTTACCATGGCATGGCAGCACCCTGCTATTTGTAATGCGTTtatccttccccccgcccccgttgTGAGGCTGGACAGGGCTGTTAACTCCATTGCCCAGAAGAGGAGGTGAGGCCcagaaagactaagtgacttgctccaggTCATGCAGTAAATCTGtgtcagagcagggagctggactagggTCCCCTGAGTCCTAGGCTTCCCCTCTAACCATTGCACTCTCCTTCCTAGCCAGCTCCTGAAAGCAACCCACACACCCCTCTGGTAGCAGCACCtaggcagggagccgggggggtcTCCACAAgccactgcccacaggcaccgcccctgcagcgcctgggaactgcggccaatgggagctgcggagtcggtgctcggggtgggggcagcacgtggagacacACCCCAaagctgccttagccccactgcactgccagtGATAAAGTTACCGGCCGGGGGCTTCCATGTCAACCAATCGGCATTTTATAACCCCAAAAAAATTTTCAGAACATTCTGGCCCAGTTCTACCCCTGTTCTCAGGAGACTCTGCCTCGGttcaaacaccagttccagtccTCCAGAGCAGCGTTCTCGCCTCGAGACCCGGCCAGCAGTCTGACACTTACAGGGCATGAGCCTGTGTTCTAGGGGGGttgcagcaccccagataaaatCCTGAAGCCCAGAGTAAATAGGCAGCCAGAGGAGTTTGCAGTGGGGAGATGACCCTGTCTCCCAGGGGCTCGAGTCCCCAGAAATTCGGGCCTTCCCCATGTTCTTAAACACCTGCAGCAACTTTCTGACTCTCAGCAAGGTAGACAGAGGACTCAGTGGCTGGCGCAATTGTAACCAGCTGTACTTGGGCGGACAGCAGGGAATGAGCCCTTGTGACCGGCAGAGTTCAAAGCATGAGACACTGCAGCTTCGCTGGCTCCTGAGTTCTTACACGCACcggccactagaggggacagaggcCTCCCTCTGGCATGGGTTATTACACAGATATTCCACAGGAGCCCCTGCCCGCTGCAGTCTGAACCGCTCCATCACTTGCAACAGCAGCCCTGAGGCTTGGACAGAACGGGTGGGGTGGAAATGCCAAAGCAAAACCAAGAGCAAGGGAGCAGCGAAAAAGCATCTAGTATTTACCTGGGTCTCGCTGGAACTCCCCGAGTCTTCgttctgcaggcacagagggacGTGTCTCTTTTTATTGGCTGTGGACGTGAGGGAGACAAGAGATGTTGAAACAGCACTGGAAGGAAAAAGTCTCTTGGCCGGGAAATTGTGCGTTGTGATTCAAGAGAAAAGGGTGAGAGCTGGCAAGTGCACACGTTTCAAAACACCGGCTTTGCTATGAGCATGGACCATGATGTCACGGAACGAAGGACAGAAGGGGGTTTCTGTCTCGAACAGAAACAATGAAATGCCAGTCAGTGCAAGGAGCTATATTTATCCTTG contains the following coding sequences:
- the LOC127038428 gene encoding peptidoglycan recognition protein 3-like, which translates into the protein MLRLAVFLCALCAVSWGFLCLHFVTPGKWGGRPANCSSPLKAVQTRYVIILHTAGSSCKTGAECNQQMVNIQHYHMNKGWCNIAYNFLIGEDGKVYEGRGWNTEGAHTYGYNDISLGIAFIGDFTGRSPNAAAWKALKHLLHFAVENGYLSSDYLLMAHGDISNTISPGQPIREVLKTWPHYKH